The following is a genomic window from Triplophysa rosa linkage group LG11, Trosa_1v2, whole genome shotgun sequence.
CAAAAGTTCCATGACCACCTGTAGTGCAAGGAGTGAGACTTTCTTACTGGATTATGTGAGAGAAGAACACAACTATTTTTGGACGCAATCTGTTGAACATGAACGGCCGTATGTCGGCTGAGAGTCAAAAAGTGTCCATGTGCAATTTATTctgtattcaaaaagaccattcAATTTCATAGTACTACTTAGAGCAGTGATtgtcaaactgggggccccaagatggatccggggggaacagattttgtggcattttatgaaatatagaaattgatcataaattttatgcaatcaaacataagAAAGATAAGACCACCagccaaaagaattgatgttccagcatttgattaactgaatatgtttttgctttaattaaaattctaaatttaagattatacgtctttatttggggggggcgCAAAgagatgcaccctacacaaagggggccttacaacgaaaaagttagAGAACCACTGACTTAGAGAGactattttaaaatcatttccaCATTATTTCCTGTTAATCCTCAACAGTTTTCTCACAGTCAACTTCTGAGTCAAATCTGACtaaaacatttactttaaaTACTGTTTTTGGGATCTGGTCTGGCCACATCTAAATCCATAGCCTCTCACTTCTAAGATGAGCCTCTCGCTTCCGAGATGAGCATTGAGCAATACTGGTCTAAGTTCAGTGCTGAATAGCCCTAAATTCATCATCTCTTCCCCATGAAATTGCTTGTTCGTAATGCTGTAGTTCGACCATAGAGGTTAAGAGAATCTGTCCACCTGTCTGGTCTCTCAAACCACTTAAAACAAAGTCAGTCTATGTACAAataacataaatgcaaatgatcaACAAAAGTACAGACGGTTTGATAGATGTTGAATATTCATGCtagaaaatgtgacaacattaACACGTAAACAGCAGGGTACATTCAGCACAGATGGTTTCTGAAGGATTCCTTTGTgtctctttctcacacacaaactaatataaaaacatagACGAATGACCTTTAATACAACTCTTGTAAACTGTATGCTAGTTTGAGAGTGTCTGAGTCACATTTGACCCATAAATAAAAACCAGCACCATTAAGCTTTTTTTTGGAAATACTGTagtaaaatgttaatttttcctCTTATGTGTCtggacatttttcttttaagtgttttttaaatTGCCATTAGATTCATATTACAAtacatgtttgtttaaatactttatattaAATTTAGGCCTgacacatatttttttacattacattaagaGAATCCGGTGGAATAAACAAGCTCATAATCAAAAGTTACAACATTCACTGCTGTTAGTTTTACTTAACACATCCTTgttcacagtacataaagaatgcaagtaactGAATTAATGCAAGTTAACtatgttatttatactaaaaATTTAGATCTGTCAGCTTTACTTAAGTGTTTGACTGGTCAACTTAACATTGTTGAGTAGAACGCAAAATTGTTGAGTTcacttaatataaacaagttaattcaacatgactggttgagggggattttcagttcccagcatgctttgcgtaagactgCATTTAGGCAGTATATTTCTaaatttagtgttattttaagtgtttttcagtaaagaaaaaagacctgtttgtgcttaatgttcatttatctttgaggtttaaaagagtttgttatattttttagtttaaagattgccattgtttagaagagtggtacATATGCTTAGGCTGTGAGAGGTTAAAGAACGCCCATCATGTCTATTGCATCATTAAATGAGctttaactgtgctaatgccagtactgagatgcctctcatctgatttgctcattgtgttttgacttacatgcagtaagtctgtatataatttatgtatgacaacaaaaagtactattgagaaggataaataatgagtttaattaacttaaaattactggtacaatcggaatggtttggatttactcaaaaaagttttgtcaacattacttaaatttattttgttcatacaacttaagtgttatttgttcaatttacttaatattgttgcgtggaaccacttgacacagcttttttaagtaaattcaacaaatcaattTTTTGAGTGTATAATCGACATGGGGGTTACAAATGGATATGATGTTCACATTACACATACTACTCTGACACTACACTGATAAAGCAGGTTTCTGTCTACATCGAGCTGTAGTATCTGTAGTGcggaaaaatgacaaaatatggaTAAAAATTGTAGATAGAAAAGTTTACACAACTAATAAAGGGAAATGCTGTGCATAGCAGGTGCAGACATTCTCAGTATGGGAGTTACAAGCTCCCAGAGGAGGCATGCTGTAGTCATGCTGTATCTGAAGTGCACACTGTGTAATCTTACTGACGTCTATGGGATTTAATACTAGGGGGGTTTGTTCAGCCTTTACAAACTGTTTCTATTATAAAAGACATCCTTCAAAGCACAACACAGATGATCACTGCAGCATAGGGTTGTGTACCGAAAGCCGGTGCCAGTATGGATCCAAAGATCGGAAAGCGCATGACCAATGGATTCATCACAGTGAAAGACAGTTTTAATGcgcactctctctccctccctccaaAATACACCAGACTGATGCATTTACCATATATCAATCAGATAGTGTTGCAATTTAATTCTCGCAATGATTTGTGCGATGTTTTGAATACGCTTAATAGATATTCTCtataatattgctttaaatgtacaatgtataattattcattataatgtctgtttttaaaataatgcgcATATAATGTAGCCAAGAAGGCTCTCTGTAAATGGACTTAATCTGTTCATATATTCAACGCATTTTCTGCCCCTATTTAATgcaactatggtgagcatttagttgtagctggagggtaaacagtaaacactataacatctttctaGCAATGTTAGTGTCTAGCAATGTTTGCGTCCATGCTTATTTCACATTCacttaaaactttaattgtgaatttgttgtgtatatttttattacttaataaatattttttaattgaacattttgttctttaatgtcatgtttgatgttttgtggctcttttttaaaagtatcgatTTAGGCACCGGTACCGTTTTAAAAGTATCGATTTAGGCACCGGTACCGTTTTAAAAGTATCGATTTAGGCACCGGTACCGTTTTAAAAGTATCGATTTGGCACCGGTATCGGAAAAAACCCAAACGATACACAACCCTactgcagcagcagcagcaagtGGTATAAATAATACAGACAGCCACAACTTAGTACTACAGACTGTAGTAATCATGTGAAGATGCCTCAAGGAGGTATATTTGCTCAGAACAGTAAACGTTTGTTAATTACGATTAACATTTCCGATACTAAAAGCTGGATGGATATCGGTCAACAAACATAACACACAATCACTTCGCAAGAGACCAATGACATGTCCAATGcaatgcacatttaaaaaaaatgaattcatcTCTGTTCTGTCTATGGTTTCAGATCACAAGTTAAGTTCACCATTGTCTCAAAAACAAATTCAGAAGCAACAGTCCCTAACACACAACCATGTGACATACAAAGAGAAGAGCGTAAACCACCTGACCAACCGATCTTCGATCAGCTGAAGTGGGTCATCAGGGGCTGATGACGGTGCATTGAGATAACTGCAGGCCATGAAGCAGCTTTTTCATGGAGGTATAGACAATTTGAGAAAACAAAGGCCCATACTACTGCGTCAAGCTATTAATAGTTATATGAAATCATCGGAACGGATGCGATCTAATACTGCTTCTAAGAAAGGCCTGCACTTTTTCTGAGTTTCTGCTCATAAAGGATCTGACATAAgaataaatgtcaaatgtaaatgtcaaaaaGTTTCAATGTTTGCTTTTGTACACAAGCTCTCACCTTAATTGGGTTTGAACTGAAACCAATCTTCCTGCTTGGTGGAGGTTCATCTTCTGCCGGAAGCCCGGGGATCTCTGAACAGCTGGATTCTGGTTCATAAGCATCATCATCCTCTGGCTCCTCATCGTCGTCCAGCTGGCTACCTCCGGAGTCCTCTCCGATGCCACTATATGCGCTGATGTCCACCAGGTCTGCTTCTGAGATATCCTCTCTGTGGGGTTCCTCCTCAGTGCAGGCCTCTCCAGCTGCTTGTCCGATTTCCTCCTTTTGTTCTGAGCTGCTGGTGGCCTCCCCGTTTTCAAGCGAGGCGTGGACATCCGCCTGTACCAGTCTGCTCCCTGCATCTGCCGCGCCGGATGATGGATGCTCCCTAGGTTTGGACGCTTTTACTGTGTGTGAAGCATCCTGCATCTTCTCTAGGTTTGTATCTTCACGTGGTTTATTGTTGGGTCCATCTGGCTGAATGCCTGCCCTGGACTTCGGACTCCCAGGAGCactctcgtggtcctttccctgAGCTCCCTCCTCCTGCTTGTCTGTCAGAGGGACAGCTTGGTCCTCTATGGTGTTTTTTGAGTTGCTTCCTTCAAGCTTGCATGGGGTTGGGGAAGTCGAGGACGGTCGGTGAAGGTTGTTACGCTGTTCTGCTCTTTCAAACACAGCACTCAACTGGCTGACCGTAGGAGACACAGCATCTGCGGGACAATCCTCAGTGTCCAGCCTGTCCAAGGACTCTGTGCTTCCATTGAAGCGAACCACAACATCCAGACGGCTGTCCTGAAATCCTGACGCCCGCTCTTTCTTCAAAAGGATTCGATTGGTTGCGGCCTGCTTCTCCTGTAGGTGGCGTTGTTCGAATATCTTTCGCGTTTCCTGCAGCTTGTTAACGCTGGTAACTGCCCCGCGAGAACCGCTGCCATCAGTCTTTCCATCGAAGCGGCTAACCCGCTCTGACACAGTCCCGCCGAGTTTGAGCAGAGCACTGTGATCCACATTCTCATTCAGACTGCTCGCTCTAGGTAGAGAAAGTCGAATAGACTGATCGTTGGCCTTCGACGGGTCCTCTTCTTCTCCAGGAGAACCCATCTGCATGAACATGTTCTTGATGCGGTGCACATTGGAGCCGTACCTGCGGCCCCGACCCTGCTGTCGAGGTTTCCCATCATCTCCATTCGCAGCATTTGGGCCTTTTACCGGCTTGAGAGCTTGAATTCCAGCCTCATATGCGTTCCTGTGCGGGGAGGCGCTTCGGGATACGAGGGGGGTGGCTGTGCTGCCGCTGGGTGCAGATGGGGGTTCAGTCTTCATCATGGTTAATCAAACAGCAGTAAAGATGAGCAGAAATGGCATAGCCCTCTGCTTCTCCGCCTTAACGCAGTACAGAATGTCAGAAGGCCATCAGGAAACAGTGAAGATCAGTCATCAGTCCatgcaaaacagaaaaaagggagagaaacaaatataaatgaaacacaaaaatactgtataatgtataaCTACAaggccaaaaaaaaaaactaaatcaatttaaacttgACTAACACTGAAGCCCATATAGCAATACATGTAAAGTGGGAGTATTTGAACATTTAAGCcacaaaaataatgtaaaaactgACGGGCACACAAAATCAAGTGATGCTATTTGGGGATTAGTATGTATTTAATCATTCCTCATCAGAGTAATCACATATGTAATTCATCACATTAGCAAGACCTTTAAAATTGAACATATGATATTAACCCAGATAGCACCGctcgtctgtaagatgtctgctaaagatctggaggtCTGGAATATATCTGCACATACATTCTCAATCCTAAACATTTTACAGACACCTTCTAGATGTttttatgacatctgacagcagacgtctcagagacatattgcagatgagcaaacaataaaaaaaaatgacgtCTTGCCGATGTAAATACAGACAacaaatagatgtctgccagagtgTGCTATGAGGAAAACAAGGGACATTGCTTTACAACCTATTTTAAAAAGTGTGCTTGTGTAtaatcacattttaaaaaataaaatcattttgacatttattaCACACAACAGCTAACTCTAATGTGCTTGAGGGGGTTCATTGACAGCTCTGCCACGGCCACACAGATGATACCCCAGGGTCAAAAAGCCAGAAAAGGTACATCCTTATTTGTTCCTCCTAATTTTAGAGTAACTTAGACTTAAAATTTCATTCAAagtatgtaatcattttaatacacTACCACCTTTATATCGTGAAATTCAAGAAAAGGGTTAAAAGAACAAGCTTAACGCGGAGGTGCAAAACGCTTCCGTAAAAACAAATTGCTCGAGCGCAATAACGACTATAAAAGCTTTGCTTTCATAGCGCAGATAAAGTCCGTTAAGGGtgcataattattttaaaaagaaaagccAAACTGTAAACTTAGAAacagtgcattggtggtttatGCTAATTTATCATATTCAGTTTGTAACGGTACATGATCTTTGTAGGCTATGCATCTAAAAGATCTTCTGTCAGATACAGGAAGTCAGAATATTAACGAATTCCCTAAACAAAGTAACCAAATGTGAACGTGAGAAAATAGTTTGATGATATTTGTCTATAACGTTACGTTTCACGAATCCCTGGGAAATACCATACATACTAGCATAGACAAGCAGGCTTTGTTGTGATCCCATACCGCTGCCAGTAGATGACTTATCTTACCAAGCTTCAGGCACGACAAATAACGGCTCTTTTTAAATTTTTGTTGAGCTCGAGATCATCCTAATGCGTAAGAAAGACTAGatttgtaattaaaaataattcctAATTATTCTTTTTGTGTCGATAAATGGATTTAATAAAGTGTCAACATATCAAACCTACAGCCTGTCAAAACACGACACTAGGACCCTGCGGAGCGCCCGGGCCCCGCTTTCTGCAATGATGCCTCGACTTCCTGCATCCTCACCCGTCCACATAACTGTTCTGCTAGaatcaaagaaaagaaaacgcGACAAAACGCGCAAATTACGTGCTCTCTTTCCTCACGATTAGATGTTACCTTGTTTGTCGTGTTCATCGAAGACGCTGTGGCTTATTCAACGCAAAATCCTTCTGTTCGCAAATCCATTGTGTCCACGAGCCGTTTCGCCCTCTTGATTTCCCCCCACGAGCGTGTGACGcgcctgctctctctctctctctctctctctctctctctctctctctctctctctcacacacactctcatcTCTCATCACCAACAGCACACAGCAGCAGCATCACACAGGTTAACCATTTCAACAAGGCCAAACGTACAAAAACTATAATGTtcagaaaagtatttagtacAGCAATTATGTGTCTAGTTTCCCATTGTGTGTGCTAAAGATGCAttttgcaataaataaataccgGTAGTTTGTAGCAAAAGGTAAGATTGTGGAAAAAGACAGAATGATTTTCCCCTCAGGAAAAGTAAGCACTGg
Proteins encoded in this region:
- the ppp1r9ba gene encoding neurabin-2; this translates as MMKTEPPSAPSGSTATPLVSRSASPHRNAYEAGIQALKPVKGPNAANGDDGKPRQQGRGRRYGSNVHRIKNMFMQMGSPGEEEDPSKANDQSIRLSLPRASSLNENVDHSALLKLGGTVSERVSRFDGKTDGSGSRGAVTSVNKLQETRKIFEQRHLQEKQAATNRILLKKERASGFQDSRLDVVVRFNGSTESLDRLDTEDCPADAVSPTVSQLSAVFERAEQRNNLHRPSSTSPTPCKLEGSNSKNTIEDQAVPLTDKQEEGAQGKDHESAPGSPKSRAGIQPDGPNNKPREDTNLEKMQDASHTVKASKPREHPSSGAADAGSRLVQADVHASLENGEATSSSEQKEEIGQAAGEACTEEEPHREDISEADLVDISAYSGIGEDSGGSQLDDDEEPEDDDAYEPESSCSEIPGLPAEDEPPPSRKIGFSSNPIKVFTTYSNEEYDRRNEEVDPMAASAEYELEKRVERLDLFPVELEKDKDGLGISIIGMGAGADMGLEKLGIFVKTVTDGGAAHRDERIQVNDLIVEVDGTSLVGVTQNFAASVLRNTSGIVKFVIGREKPGEQSEVAQLIQQTLEQEKWQREMMEQRYNPYMEEDEETGEYATDEEEEMSPMFPNAIEVFDLAENEDMLSPVEMDPEKLAHKFKELQIKHAVTQAEIQQIKRKLAHAEQDKLRWRMEKAQLEQTVRENKERMEKLEGYWMEAQSLCQAVDEHLKETQTQYQALERKYSKAKRLIKEFQQKEIEYLKKETAQRRAQEESEASHKVETENLQEKITDLESKVGALKNLEPS